The sequence GACTCGGGGAGGAGGGACGGAAGAGCGCATAGAGGGACCAGGAGAGTTGGGGAGGGGTCTAGGGGAAGTTGGGTGCACGGGCGGGGAGGCAAGGGATGGGAGGAGACATGAAAAAAGGGGTTCCACTGCCGGTGGTCATCGTGTTGTTGGTTAATTTATTGCAGTTCGCGAatcaaacacaacaaaacacgAATTCATTCGACAAAGTACAATTTTATTAGCATTAACATATAAAGGAAGAAAAGGTTTGAACAGCTGGCAAGTAGGGGGCCTACACATGAATAGAAGTCTTATACCTGTATACGGTACCTGGTTTTCTACACGAGTCTCTATTTTTCAGACTTACGACATCAAGAACCCTGTCGGACAGATCCGCGGCGAATCCTCGCAGGACGCGACGGAACTTGTTTCCAACACGACCACCGGTAAGACTGACAGCGGAGGCGATTTTGTCGATATCGTACTCGTCCTGAAATGGGATGTATTTTATTAAAGACACAATCATGATATTGatgcaaatgagaaaaaaaaaaatcagttttaaaggcataatttaccatttgcagatgaaacaaaaacccggcgttagtgctttaaaatagttttaaaatatgagttagggatagaaacaatcactgtaaaaatttgaatcggtaaaatcgatgttaagtattgttaaatatacaaaatgtgaacaatcgttatgataaaaatgtttccagactaaaccgacTACCTTCAtgcggtttattgagaaaaatacagatctccttatattttaggctttatcacgaaattttatatgattatgtagaatgttttgtggtacaacagacctacacatatgcgttaaatgtcatatcttgaaaaaatttaaatcactgttcccaaaggtaaactgaaaCATTAACGAATTACCCTGAGAGGGCCTGtttattgatattttcttttcttttgaagtttttgtacaAGGAGGAGATGGACACCACCCTGCAAATCATTGCTTGCCATTTCATGAGCAGAAACCAGTGAGGTGCATACGATTGAAATTAGATAATGCATACCACATCTTATAATGCATTGATACATGGTGCATAGAAATTAAGAGAATCTCTATACACTGACCTTGAGCTTGATGATGTACTTGCCAGGGATGGGTTCCGAGTGCTTGAGTAGCGGAGCCAGCTCGGCTGTGGCAGCAGCCATAAGAAGGAGAGCAAGAAAAGCACGCATCTTGCTATACGAGAGAGGTCACAGAATATGTGCTATTTgcagttcgttatttcgaaggttcgttgatccgaaaatgcaTAGGggattgggggtgggggagagaagGGGTTTCTTATCTCCAAAGGTTCCttaatccaaaatgaaataacgttCTTTAATCCGAACGTTAGTaataccgaaggttcgttaatccaaaaatgaagtaaggttctttattccgaaggttcgttaatcagctagttcgttaattcgaaaatgaagtaaggttcgttattccgaaagttcgttaatccgaaaatgaaataaggttcgttagtccgaaaatcaAACAAGGTGCGcaattccgaaggctcgttagtATAATACGCATTTTCTTTATAacaatttcggattaacgaaccttcggaataatgtaCATCACCCCATCAATTCCATGGATTATTTAGCGTTTTTCTACAAGAGTTTTGCCTTCTTAGTGAACGGAGATTGAGTTTGGTGGCGATGCCCACTTAGGAAACCTTGAATGAATATTGAGCAAAACTGACTACTGCAGTAAAAACTGTATCAGTGTATGAAGAGTTTCCAAAATGTTTGCACAAAGACTCACCGTTTATGAAAAGCACCGGTCGATTTTGCAAAATATAAGTGTAATGAGAGAATTTGGACTCCTTTTCACAGGAATATCTCCGTTTAAAATGCTTCGTAGGAATTGTTTGCTCGTCCAACACTGTCTTTTCATTTGATGCGCTTTGAGAGATACAATATGCGACGCATCAATGTTCAACTAAACCTTATAGATAAAGCTGTTTACTCAATTTGTATCGCACGCATGTAAAAAGACAAGCTGTTTAAGCTCCCACAATATCATGCAGAAGATGATATTATGATATGCATATTCAGTAAATACTACTCATAATTTGATAGATTACATAAGATTCATGCAGGGTCATTCTGCTTAATTCAATAATTGTGAATCGTGTTCCGGCATGAATCGTACATAATTTTATGATTTCAGTaactcacaaaatatgcatattgTCATATTTCTGATCACTAAAAATCAATAAAGAGTTATACCTCCCATCAGTTGCCATCTTAGGCTGAAGAAAACTTTTTGTCAATGGAAACACCTCTCGAATTTCTCGTCGTATTTTGCTATGCTAGGCGAATAAAGATATACTCGTACAAGATTGTGAAGAGGGGTTTACTTGTGTgttcgatatatatatatatatatatatatatatatatatatatatatatatatatatatatatatatatatatataattggtTTCCCATAACCATGCAGAGATCGAGCTTGCCTACGTACAGCTgatgtaaaaataataatgttcaCAATCACATGCTACAACAAACAGCAAACAGTTAGTAATGATACAGATTGCCTGACTGCTCCTGTAGAAAGAATAGTATGAAACACAATGGGATCGCGAACACACCTTGATGGAATACTGTGTTCTTTTCTGCAGAGATGGTCAAATACATCTCAGTACGACTGTGTTGGTCTGTCAGATGAGCTGTATCTGAAATATCATGAACCATAATATATACTGGCCTAGATAGATCAAAGCAGGCATAAGATTTGCATGTCAAGAAAACAGGATTGGACTGTATCAATAGTGCCGAAACTCATAGGTCTATTATGCATACTGACATTAATGAAGGCTACCATGATCAATCTACAGACTATGTCTTACTATCGCATTTGACCTGGATCTGTCACATTTTGATGAACACGTTATCATAATGTAGATAACAACCACCTTCCACCCAAACGTAGTCTTTGTCAAAGGCCCTCTCTGTGTAAGTAATAAATTGCAAGAGCAGCGAGCTGAGGGCCTTCACGCGAGACTTCAGCGACAGTCGGGCCTCTGATGCGACAGGTCTCGCGCTGACGCGCTCGGCATTACAAACAAAGCTTGCTTACAGCTGTTCTACAAGACTATTACAAggacatttaaaaaagaaaagcaatggTACTAAACACTTGTATTCATTACAGTCATCCCTATCTGTATAGCTTTTCAACAATATGACGCTAAGTAAAGTACCTACTGTTTTTAATCTTGTAGAAGGGGCATCCTATCATTTTTCGGGATGcataaagggggggggtggcaaAACTTGGAGGATTATACACTGTATGCGAtggagcgagagagagagagagagagagagagagggatccCTCCAACATGAGGGAGCtattgcatttttagaattaaaCATGATCTGGTGCACTCTTTCGATGGAATATTTAGTTGGAAAATTATTCGGGCAAAATGATGTTTGGCCTACTCACCAACTTTTTTCCTCGGAGAAACATCTGCCCCTGCCTCCTGATCGACGTCGTCTTGAAGGGATCATGGGGAGGATATGTCTTGGCGAGAAGaacaataattatgttcacATAATCATATCGATAGCACTTCGGGAATACGACTGCGCTTTTATGGTGTCCATGCGACAGGGAGGTGTAGTGGTCCTCAGATCCAAGTTCTTCCCGCGCAGATGATAAATGATTGTATGCAGAGTAACTAACACAGCACAATTCCTGTGTATGAAATTCGCATGCTGTGATTCAGTGAGTTTATTGAGAAGCCGGCATTGAAGATGGGATTGTTTGTAGTGAACGTGAGAGATCGAGATGTGTATATACTTCGCGAATCAGAGAGCAAGATGATGAGCGAATTATTGACGGTTATAGTGTAGATCTATGTATAACTACGTGCTTTCGCGTCGAAAGTTTGCCAAGAAGTGTGTATAGAACATAGAGCTGTTATGGTATAGAACGAGAATGAATGGCCGACTTGAATGTTCAATGGGAAGTTGTAAAAGGCAAGGGGAACTTTTTCTCGAGTTTTAGCGCAAGAAAGAAAGTGATTGGTCAATAGTGATGTCCCTCTCGCGTTGCTATGGTAACGCAAGGCGTGACTTGCGGTGAAACGACGAACATGCATCGTCCCGAAACAGTCCAACCGTGGCGTAAAAGCATTCTTTTAGTCAAACCAGGGAGGTTATGGAGATCAGACCATGGTCAAACCACGAGCAGATGTGATCTCGAGTTCAAAAACGAGAATGGACAAAACGATTGCAAATGGAGATGACGAGATATGAAAGCGATGAGAAATGACAGTGTAGTGGCCCTACAATCTGATATCTATGGTACACTATAGTTCTGTCTGATCTGCTGTCATCGCGAAGCTAAATTTCAAAAGATATAACATATTGGCGCTTTGGGATTAATGTCCTCATATGgggtaaaatatatttttgcagccGTGCATAGTTGCTCCTAAGTTGTATGGCGAGTTCTCCAAGAGCTATCGCTGGTACATGTACCACAAACCAAagagaatcttttttttttttcagtgcgttttaaataaaaatcactCGTGAAAATGAACTTTGAAACGAAATGATGGGTGCCATCATGGGACAAGACCAAGCTCATCTTCATTTTGACCTCTGTATCGATCGGATGTAAATGAACGACACGGGAAAGGTAAACATCCCGACGATGGCCTTTGCTTCGACTTCCAGAGGGAGCTTGCGCCCTCAAACTCCGCGATACCATGTGCACAGCGCGCGATGATTATGTACCATGTACGTATTACGTACAGCCAAGCTCTGACACTGTGATCCTTGGTACAGCTAGCTAGCTTACACTGTGCGTGCAGCCATATATCCAAATTCATCCAGCGAGGATGTGGCACACGATTGTGCAGACTTTCCCCGTGCACTTCTTACTTTGATTGTCATATTTGGTGCAATATATCATTATCTAGGCCCTACTTACAATGCTCCCTTACACTGCTCATCGACTTTTGCTTACGCAAAGTCGTTTCGTCAAAACGTCGCGATGTTTTATATCCAGCACCTTCTGGGATCAGCCGCTAAATTTTATCAGCGGCGAAAGGGTACGGCCCACCGGCGTTCAGCGCAGCCAGGACTTCCGCGTGCTGGAGCCATCAACAGGTACTCTCGGGCAGTCAGATTCTGTTATAATTTTGGACTGATTCCCTGGAAAAAGTCTATGTTTACATTTACGATCTCACATCTCTCCAATTTCTCGTAAAATTTTAATGAACACTTCGTCATTCTGAAGTGTATGTAAGCCTAAGGCTAGTTGTGAAATTGAGTGCTAGTTGTTGtgttgttatttctgtgttttcatTTGTATACACCTGGCTTTGTATACATCCACACAGATCCACACACATCCTCACGTGGACAACAGACAATGCAAGATGCCTTGCTGTGCGAGTACAGTATTCCCATTGACATTGAAAAACGATGGATGGATCTGTAATTTGCATTATTTTATATCAACAATGAATATGTTGCTGATATTGCATGAAAATGGAATTTAGAAGGATCATAGTTCCTAATCAAGTCAAATCTGTGAAAGGGATTCTCATACTACCTTTCATTCTCTCAAATATTTAGGCACAGACAAAACTTATCAGTGGAGCCTggggagattttttttctcttccctatctgatttttgtgttttcttaCAAAAGTAGCTTGTTGTAGATTATATCAGAATGGAATTTCCCTTAAattcattttgtgttatttgtGATGATTTCTAAATGTTTCTATTTCCACTCCAACAGGTCGGTTACTCTGTGAAAGTCCCAGCTCGGGGAAGGAGGATGTTGACAGGGCAGTGGCTGCTGCACAAGACGCCTTCGGGGTGTGGTCGGAGACTCCTGCAATCGAGAGAGCGCGGACGATGCAGCGCGCTGCTCAGAAAATGAGAGTAGGGCCAAGCAATTCAACCATCAGTCTGTATAGAGTTTAATGATAAAGTAAAACCTAATGAAAATGGCACAGGATATCATGACACCATCTCCAATCATATTGCTGATCTTGGTGGCTATTTTCAGTTTGGACTGAAATTTTAGTGATAATATATTGAACCTTGTGACAAAAATGCTtagttttacatgtttttacatGAGCTCAGTGTGAACCAAGCCTCATTTTAGGTCAtgtttattatatcaatatgCAACATTGTGACTTCAAAAATGACTTCGCTGTAATAGAGCATAGCGAGTTACATCAAATTCTCTTGGGGTATTTCTGCAGCAGTTTTGACTGATGTATAAGCATACCATTTTGTATCTGAAATGCCAGGAACAGATAAGTGGGTGATTGTAAATgaaccctttaaaaaaaaaaaaaaaaaaaaaaatgaaacttggTCTGTGCACCCAATTATCTTCAGCTAGCTGATCTTGTCCCATTGATCCTATGTGCCCCAGGATAATCTGGAAGATTTTGCGAGGCTAGAGTCGACCAACAACGGGAAAGCCATCTGGGAGGCCAGATTCGATATTCACTCAGCCATCGACGCCATCGATTTTTATGCCGGATTAGCTCCATCTTTGACCGGTGAGTCTCCACAGGAAGCTCCTACCATGACCCCTTTGCTGGTGAACATGCAAGTGTCTTATTTTGAGGGTCTTGCTCTGAAAAGGTCCTTTTGAAGATTACAACATTTAAAGGGAATATTCATCCTGATATTAGGTTGCTtgttatgaaaacagaaaaactaAAGAAGTTAATTGGTGAAAACTTGGGGAAAAATCAGACACCCAGAAAAACTTATGAATTATGTGAGCTTAAAAGTGATACATTTTGGCAACTCTGTGTGATTAAGTTATTGAGCAGCTCTCCAATTGTTTTGTTATCAAAATATCaccaattcatattttctcaaatgTTGGATGTATGGAGTAGATGACATGTAAAGCATGTAGATAAATCTTAAACAACTCATTTTAAATACTTTCTGTGGCGAAGTCAGCTGTACTTGTCCTGTTGCTAATCTTAGTAACACATGTTTCGCTCATGTATATGACAAAACACTTTTGTCCTTGCTTCCTTGTGTCAAAGTAGAGTTTATCTAGCTTTCAAAGATTATCAAAATACTTACATAAGCATCCTGATATGTACTAACTTTGGTGTTAAATCATTGGAGTGCAACCTATCTTTCATTATCTGCCCTGTTTCCTGCGGTGCTGTGATAGGTCATCACATACCCTGCCCCGGGGGATCCTATGCCTACACACGACGGGAGCCTCTAGGAGTGTGTGCGGGGATCGGGGCGTGGAACTACCCCATCCAGATGGCGGGCTGGAAGTCGGCCCCCGCCCTGGCCTGTGGGAACACCATGGTCTTCAAGCCCTCTCAGTTTACTCCAGCTACAGCACTGCTCCTTGCTGAGATCTACAGTGGTCAGTCTATGCAGCTCTGCATCTTCCTATTAAttcattgatttattgattccattatttattcattcacccATCCATATGTGCATTCATCCTGCAATTCATTAATTtgtccattcattcattcttttattcattcattcattcatccatttattcattcatccattttatccattcatccatccattcattcattcattcttttttccgtccattcatacattcattcatttgttcttttatctattcatttattcattcattcattcatgcattcatctTTACTAGTTTTTTGTCCAAATACTTAAATTGTAGGCAAGTTCCTTTGTTCAATCATCCGAAGAAATACAAGCATTAAAAGATAAGTGTGTATAAAACAGTCATTCATGCCcagtggaacaaaaaaaaacagttctGGTATAAGTACAAAGACAAGTAAGGGTCTCTTGGGggaaaaagcaaaagcaaaaggaaaaacaaaagacaaaatgtcACACCGTGTAAGAAATAAAGTGGGCCTTGGGAAGAATAGGGTGCCAAGTGACatgtgatacatttttttttttcaataaaccatcTTGACATTTATGTTGCCAGCTTTCATGGGCAGGGCAGATGGATTTCATTATGtctgaaatatgtatattttgcttTTCTATGTTAACATCGACAGTTTTTAGCCTTACACATATTGTGTGTACAACTTGAATGATCCTCAAGCTCTTAGGAgttatctctccctctttctttcttctcctgtTTAGATTGTGGCTTGCCGAAAGGAGTTTTTAATGTCATCCAGGGCCAAGGTGAAACTGGTCACCTTTTGACCTCTCACCCTGGGGTCAGCAAGGTCTCATTTACCGGCAGTGTACCGACTGGCAAGTTGGTGAGTCATTGCTTAATTCTTCTGTTTTCTTAGCTCTGCTTTTAAGCATACACGTAATGGTTGAAATTTCCTGCTTTGATATCCCCTTTGCCTTGAGGAGTGTGTATGTCATAGCCCCAATCATTCGGTTTTATGTTGTGTTTTCAGATCATGAAGACTTGTGCTGATGATGTCAAACACTTGACCCTTGAACTTGGGGGCAAGTCTCCTCTACTAATCTTCAGTGATGCTGACCTGGACAATGCTGCCAAGGGTGCTGTGATGGCCAACTTTCTCTCTCAGGGCGAGGTAAGAATCAGTGGCTAAGTAAAACTTGGTAACCGGAGGCCACAATGAAAAGGCCTGTAGCTATTGAATATGCCCACTGAAGCAGTTTCCACTAAAAAGATTCTTTAGCTCATCTTACATTGTAGCTGAGAGAAGTTGGTTTAATAGGATGAGAGTAGCTCAGTAATACTTGTGTGTCCTCActgtgtttgtatttgtatgttttatgaGCAGATGTCTGTCAGCACAGTGTAAAATTCTGGTTCCGTGACATTGGCTCAATTGctccatgtaataatttatCTGAAATTTAGTTATTGCACACAATGGTACCAAAATTCTAGACTTGTGAGATGATGGTATTGACCTTCTAATCAAAATCATGTAGTTGTAGAACACATTGAACATAATACTCCATTCGTTTCTTATCTTTTATCCACTTTGAATACAAACTTGCACTGTGGAAgttatatcattttgtgttgtttACTCAATAGTCTCTGGTGATTAGTTTATCAGAAAAGATATTCAGCAAATTGTTTGCTGTACTATGCTAATAATCATTTCAAGGTTTTTCAAGGTACACAGAAAAACTCAGTCTGAGGTTATGGAAGATGGAAGATTGCATAGAACATCTTTTAGATTATTATGCACCATATTCTTGCATATTATTATTAGAGTGAAATGAACTTTGTTGCATCACTTTTGTTTCTAGTGAATGTCTGCTTCTCTTTATCTGTTTTTCCCACCTTACTTATAGCTTTAACGAGACAttattgcatatactagtagtaATGTATATGACATTAATTTATGAAAGGTTTGTGAAGTGTAGAGATACAGAAACAGAAAACCTTAACTGTTGATGCATCATTGTCTAGGTATGCAGCAATGCTACCAGGGTGTTTGTCCACCGCAGCATCAAGGATGCCTTCGTGGAGCGCTTCTTGGAGCGAACCAAGAGGATGAAGCTTGGCGACCCTCTCCTGGAAGACACCACGGTCGGGGCCGTCATCTCGAGGGAGCACCAGGAAAAGATCATGGGGTACATTGAAGGAGCCATAAAGGAGGTAAATGTTCTCCAGAAAGTTTATGAAGCGCTAGTAGTTGAAGACATCATCTAAGTCTGTGCTTCTCAACCATTTGGCTATGATGTCAGCCAAAGATATGATAAAAAAGGTTTATGGGAGATCTAACTGGGCCTTAAAAAAATGTTGTAGGAGCCATAGTGGGCCCCTGGCTAAAAAAAGGTTGAGAAAGGCAGAGCTAAgtgatgtatgtgtttgtgtgtgtgtgtttgggtgtgtaTAATAGTGCGTGAGAGTGGGAATCATGTTTGTACATAGATATTTTCACAAGGGAATCAACTGAAGGCATTTTATCTGACACTTGAATACTGCCTTGCCATGGCCAAGTTTATAAAGTAAAGAAGTTTTCGTGATTGTAAACTGCAACATtcataaatgcaattattacaGGAGTAGCcagaaaacaagaacaacacaaaCATTGAACTAACATTTGTGTTTCAAGAggcaataatttttttttttttgctcttcaATGATTTCGCAATGAAAGGATGACTCACATATGTCACAAATATACAGTAATAACACTGAATAGTATTCAGCATAAACAGTGCGTTTGAGGGAAATTcccatttattattattttttgtccccgccgaacgagttcgagcaggggactatgaaacgggctccgtacgtgtgtgtgtccgtgtgtccgtgtgtccgtccgtgcgtccgtgcgtccgtgtgtccgtccgtgcgtccgtccgtgcgtccgtgtgtgatcaaaatgttcaaaatgctactccttcgccatttctaacccgatttttattctgtttgctttatatgatagcactacatgggagctttgaaacttctataaagaatttcagttgtgacctttgaccttgacctttgacctatattgtacattttgcttcaaaatgctactccttcgccatttctaacccgattttgattccgtttgctttatatgatggcactaggtgagggcttcaaaacttgtacacagaattttgacctttgacttctttgacctttgaccttgattttttgcctatattgtacattggatacaaaatgctactccttcgccatttctaacccgatttcgattccgtttgctttatatgatggcactaggtgagggcttcaaaacttctacacagaattttgacctttgacttctttgacctttgaccttgatttttgacctaaattgtacattttgctacaaaatgctactccttcgccatttgtaacccgatttcaattccgtttgctttaagtgatggcacttggtgagggcttcaaaacttctacacagaattttgacctttgacttctttgacctctgaccttgatttttgacctgtattgtacattttgctattaaatgctactccttcgctatttctaacccgatttcgattccgtttgctttatgtgatggcactaggtgagggcttcaaaacttctacacagaattttgtcctttgacttctttgacctttgaccttgattttttacctatattgtacattggctacaaaatgctactccttcgccatttctaacccgatttcgattccgtttgctttatgtgatggcactaggtgagggcttcaaaacttctacatagaattttgacctttgaccttgatctttttacctatattgtacattttgctactaaatgctacttccggcggggacatatattacgcaccgcgtaatttctacttttccttgttttttttttaacaatatgatGCCCTCACATCATATTTTCTGGTggctccttttctctctttgtccCCAGGGAGCCACAGTCCTCTGTGGAGGTGAGCGTGTGGTCCCAGAGGACCAAGCCCTGGCTGGGGGTTTCTACGTCGCGCCCACCATCTTGGATGATGTCACCGACGACATGGTGATTGCTCAAGAGGAAGTCTTCGGTCCCGTGGCAACCATCTTGACATTTGACACGGAGGAAGAGGCAATAGAGAGAGCCAACAACACCAAGCTCGGATTGGCTTGTGGGCTTTTCTCCAGGTGGGGTGGAAAAACTTGACTCATGTCACGTCACAAATAACCTAGATGTCATTTAGTCAGTTAGCCTACATTATGTTCTATCTAGTTTTAAGagcaaaatttgttttgtttaatgtatacgccaaatatttcgtgaggtttttatattctcaaattttgtgagtcaggtactatttgcaaatttaaagacatgcgaaaatattgactctgatcttgatatgtattttacatgcatgtatacatttccCCATTCAGTACTATTCTCCATGATTTCAACCACTTCTGAAATcatcgggaagtcccgattcgggCAAAATtaagactcgctaaatatatggcgtatacagtatgtttgACATCAGGTTTGCTGAGAAGCAAACTAGAAGCTACTAGAGCTTGTGCTTGCCAGTTTCTATCATTGGCTTCTCTACTGTCAATgtcaacaaaataatacctgATGTCTAAAGTCTCTGAAATTTGTCCCTTTCatagtttgattaaaaaaagggggaaaaaagagaaaacctCCTCTCATCAAAGGATAGTAGTTACTGTTACAACTATTATAGAGATGCTTTGCTTTGAGATGCAACAATTTTTGCAATACCAAGGGCTGAAGAGTGCTGATGTTGTGACTAAAT comes from Diadema setosum chromosome 17, eeDiaSeto1, whole genome shotgun sequence and encodes:
- the LOC140240931 gene encoding 4-trimethylaminobutyraldehyde dehydrogenase-like; the encoded protein is MLPYTAHRLLLTQSRFVKTSRCFISSTFWDQPLNFISGERVRPTGVQRSQDFRVLEPSTGRLLCESPSSGKEDVDRAVAAAQDAFGVWSETPAIERARTMQRAAQKMRDNLEDFARLESTNNGKAIWEARFDIHSAIDAIDFYAGLAPSLTGHHIPCPGGSYAYTRREPLGVCAGIGAWNYPIQMAGWKSAPALACGNTMVFKPSQFTPATALLLAEIYSDCGLPKGVFNVIQGQGETGHLLTSHPGVSKVSFTGSVPTGKLIMKTCADDVKHLTLELGGKSPLLIFSDADLDNAAKGAVMANFLSQGEVCSNATRVFVHRSIKDAFVERFLERTKRMKLGDPLLEDTTVGAVISREHQEKIMGYIEGAIKEGATVLCGGERVVPEDQALAGGFYVAPTILDDVTDDMVIAQEEVFGPVATILTFDTEEEAIERANNTKLGLACGLFSRDLQRAHRVAARLQAGNCWINNYNNLAPGVPFGGYKQSGLGRENGLATIDYYTQMKTIYVELGDVDCPV